A stretch of Corallococcus macrosporus DNA encodes these proteins:
- a CDS encoding AgmX/PglI C-terminal domain-containing protein, whose protein sequence is MALQTRPKLLRVGVIQDGRIVEEHHLLHDSVTIGDDARNTIVLPPSEARPPRFKVLENRGQQFHLIIDEQMQGRVNLGSSDVDFEALRAQGLATRRADDTFDLPLQESARGKVELPDATLFFHFIPAPAEGARAELPPELKASPWRTVDRLFFGILLSMLVLYVLSVALIVAQPAPVEREVELDQLEDRFVRAIIPEQPPKKEEPPREQGTTEEKKADEPKTPSKKPSADPTPAPANSEERRQQVQERVAGTGLLKLLGGKGPGGGSAIADVLGSTGSGANVAEALAGATTGGALTAGSGGNGIANPLGDTGGKVAAIGTTQTSGAGTVDTGKKQVVKVPQVVDLAPEVDSSEVKPKDLARFIQSRKASIQRCYENGLKRDPSLKGKVMVRFELTPQGRASNVEVEESTLRSDEVINCIKTTMRAWTFPFKPSDDVPVSYPFIFSPGE, encoded by the coding sequence ATGGCCCTTCAAACCCGCCCCAAGCTGCTGCGCGTCGGCGTCATCCAGGACGGGCGCATCGTCGAAGAGCACCACCTGCTCCACGACTCCGTCACCATTGGTGACGACGCCCGTAACACCATCGTCCTGCCTCCGTCCGAGGCGCGCCCGCCGCGCTTCAAGGTGCTGGAGAACCGCGGCCAGCAGTTCCACCTCATCATCGACGAGCAGATGCAGGGCCGCGTCAACCTGGGCTCGTCGGACGTGGACTTCGAAGCGCTGCGCGCCCAGGGCCTGGCCACGCGCCGCGCGGACGACACGTTCGACCTGCCGCTGCAGGAGAGCGCGCGCGGCAAGGTGGAGCTGCCGGACGCCACCCTCTTCTTCCACTTCATCCCCGCGCCCGCGGAGGGCGCCAGGGCCGAGCTGCCTCCGGAGCTGAAGGCCAGCCCGTGGCGCACGGTGGACCGCCTCTTCTTCGGCATCCTCCTGTCGATGCTGGTGCTCTACGTGCTGAGCGTCGCGCTCATCGTCGCCCAGCCGGCGCCGGTGGAGCGGGAGGTGGAGCTGGACCAGCTGGAAGACCGCTTCGTGCGCGCCATCATCCCGGAGCAGCCTCCGAAGAAGGAGGAGCCGCCGCGGGAGCAGGGCACCACCGAGGAGAAGAAGGCGGACGAGCCGAAGACCCCTTCGAAGAAGCCCTCCGCCGACCCGACGCCCGCTCCCGCCAACAGCGAGGAGCGCCGGCAGCAGGTCCAGGAGAGGGTCGCGGGCACCGGCCTCCTCAAGCTGCTGGGCGGAAAGGGCCCCGGCGGCGGCAGCGCCATCGCGGACGTGCTGGGCAGCACCGGCAGCGGCGCCAACGTGGCGGAGGCGCTCGCGGGGGCGACGACGGGCGGCGCGCTCACGGCGGGCTCCGGCGGCAACGGCATCGCGAACCCGCTGGGCGACACCGGCGGCAAGGTGGCGGCCATCGGCACGACGCAGACGTCCGGCGCGGGCACCGTGGACACCGGCAAGAAGCAGGTCGTCAAGGTGCCCCAGGTCGTGGACTTGGCGCCGGAAGTGGACAGCTCCGAGGTCAAGCCCAAGGACCTGGCCCGCTTCATCCAGAGCCGCAAGGCCTCCATCCAGCGCTGCTACGAGAACGGCCTCAAGCGCGACCCCTCCCTCAAGGGCAAGGTGATGGTCCGCTTCGAACTCACGCCGCAGGGCCGCGCCAGCAACGTGGAGGTGGAGGAGTCCACCCTGCGCTCGGACGAGGTCATCAACTGCATCAAGACCACCATGCGCGCCTGGACGTTCCCTTTCAAACCGAGTGACGACGTCCCCGTCAGCTACCCGTTCATCTTCTCGCCAGGGGAATAG
- the mglA gene encoding gliding-motility regulator Ras-like GTPase MglA codes for MSFINYSSREINCKIVYYGPGLCGKTTNLQYIYNKTAADTKGKLISLSTETDRTLFFDFLPLSLGEIRGFKTRFHLYTVPGQVFYDASRKLILKGVDGVVFVADSQIERMEANMESLENLRINLAEQGYDLNKIPYVVQYNKRDLPNAVTVEEMRKALNPRNIPEYQAVAPTGVGVFDTLKAVAKLVLTELRKGG; via the coding sequence ATGTCCTTCATCAATTACTCATCCCGCGAAATCAACTGCAAGATTGTCTATTACGGGCCGGGCCTCTGCGGGAAGACGACCAACCTTCAGTACATCTACAACAAGACCGCGGCGGACACGAAGGGCAAGCTCATCTCCCTCTCCACGGAGACGGACCGCACGCTCTTCTTCGACTTCCTGCCGCTGTCGCTCGGTGAGATCCGCGGCTTCAAGACGCGCTTCCACCTCTACACGGTGCCCGGCCAGGTGTTCTACGACGCCAGCCGCAAGCTCATCCTCAAGGGCGTGGACGGCGTGGTGTTCGTCGCCGACAGCCAGATCGAGCGCATGGAAGCCAACATGGAGTCGTTGGAGAACCTGCGCATCAACCTGGCCGAGCAGGGCTACGACCTGAACAAGATTCCGTACGTCGTGCAGTACAACAAGCGCGACCTGCCCAACGCGGTGACCGTGGAGGAGATGCGCAAGGCGCTCAACCCGCGGAACATCCCGGAGTACCAGGCCGTGGCCCCCACGGGCGTGGGCGTCTTCGACACGCTCAAGGCCGTGGCCAAGCTGGTCCTCACCGAGCTGCGCAAGGGCGGCTGA
- a CDS encoding tetratricopeptide repeat protein, with translation MNAGRKFALTGLVLWLSACASGPETRKDSKLTGPEAGPATAVSTSPKTGDAKPQAKEPAPVAKSLAGQERDFTSAVEVARRGELTIAETALKALLEKSPKLGPAWTNLGIVQERQGRFPDAERSYRQALSLEPDQEAAWDCLVRLSARTGRAASLEAELREALTKQDSVARRTALALNLLLQKKHSAAVAEARRALQVSEQHVPAMQVLAQVYAREGKYELASMVLGNALAIDAEDAATLNALGLVHLGLKERPQALERFRQAIALRPDFAEARNNLGTLLNEGEDYAGARVELEAAVKAAPDFAAAHLNLGNAWRGEGDFPRALAEYERVLQLQPDTKDAFFNLGLLHLDLEPAGMDTLERLQKAVAFLDQYKAKGGTDERTAQYLKDAQKGIDRETRRRERERKEGLKKAAEAAAAPAKAPEAAPTPAPPPGPPATRPGASGKVSKDVR, from the coding sequence ATGAACGCGGGCCGCAAGTTCGCGCTCACCGGACTGGTGCTCTGGCTGTCCGCCTGCGCCTCCGGCCCGGAGACGCGCAAGGACTCGAAGCTCACCGGCCCGGAGGCCGGGCCCGCCACGGCCGTGAGCACGTCTCCGAAGACCGGCGACGCGAAGCCGCAGGCGAAGGAACCGGCGCCTGTCGCGAAGTCACTTGCCGGGCAGGAGCGGGACTTCACCAGCGCGGTGGAGGTCGCCCGGCGTGGCGAGCTGACCATCGCGGAGACCGCGCTCAAGGCCCTGCTGGAGAAGTCCCCGAAGCTGGGCCCCGCGTGGACGAACCTGGGCATCGTGCAGGAGCGCCAGGGCCGCTTCCCGGACGCGGAGCGCTCCTACCGGCAGGCGCTGTCGCTGGAGCCGGACCAGGAGGCCGCGTGGGACTGCCTGGTGCGCCTGTCCGCGCGCACGGGCCGCGCGGCGTCGCTGGAGGCGGAGCTGCGCGAGGCGCTGACGAAGCAGGACTCGGTGGCCCGGCGCACGGCGCTGGCGCTGAACCTCCTCTTGCAGAAGAAGCACTCCGCCGCCGTCGCGGAGGCCCGCCGCGCGCTCCAGGTCAGCGAGCAGCACGTGCCCGCCATGCAGGTGCTCGCGCAGGTGTACGCCCGCGAGGGCAAGTACGAGCTGGCATCCATGGTGCTGGGCAACGCGCTCGCCATCGACGCCGAGGACGCGGCCACCCTCAACGCGCTGGGGCTGGTGCACCTGGGCTTGAAGGAGCGTCCCCAGGCGCTGGAGCGCTTCCGCCAGGCCATCGCGCTGCGGCCGGACTTCGCGGAGGCGCGCAACAACCTGGGCACCCTGCTCAACGAGGGCGAGGACTACGCCGGCGCCCGCGTGGAGCTGGAGGCCGCGGTGAAGGCCGCGCCGGACTTCGCCGCCGCCCACCTCAACCTGGGCAACGCCTGGCGGGGCGAGGGCGACTTCCCCCGCGCCCTGGCGGAGTACGAGCGCGTGCTCCAGCTCCAGCCCGACACGAAGGACGCGTTCTTCAACCTGGGCCTGCTCCACCTGGACCTGGAGCCCGCCGGCATGGACACCCTGGAGCGGCTCCAGAAGGCCGTGGCCTTCCTGGACCAGTACAAGGCGAAGGGCGGCACCGACGAGCGCACCGCGCAGTACCTCAAGGACGCGCAGAAGGGCATCGACCGGGAGACCCGCCGCCGCGAGCGCGAGCGCAAGGAGGGCCTGAAGAAGGCCGCCGAGGCCGCCGCCGCTCCCGCGAAGGCCCCCGAGGCAGCTCCGACCCCCGCCCCGCCCCCGGGGCCCCCTGCCACGCGGCCGGGCGCCTCGGGTAAGGTGTCCAAAGACGTCCGGTAG
- a CDS encoding tetratricopeptide repeat protein, translated as MRRPALVLLLALAPLASHAAKARAAKNAPPPTAPVKAPPAPPAPPAPNTSRYLDGLGHTPEQEKLLRDVSRALEAYEAESRDFHREVKQLIERRYQQKRSSLNNAYEKTLTALESQERTQRLDAIARFEDFLRRYPDEPRATPDVMFRLAELYYERSADEHQLARKDYAERVRTLSDEQMMDLPPEPEVDFTPSIGLYRTLLARFPDYKLNDGSLYLLAYCLNEQHKDEESLATYQQLTTRYPKSRFATDAWTRIGEYWFEDETDPEALRKAAEAYTVATRDTEHRFYDKARYKLAWTYYRMDWFEESVDSFLLLLDHYQSHQQSGSKADEGDLRAEAIQYIALSLADETWGGVAKARDVFAKRGGRPYEAEVYRRLGNVYFDQLRNPEAIAAYQQALAIDPLATDAPRLQQRIVQAYERDRRMDLYARESEKLANDYLPGGAWYEKNKDDPNALSHAQTLAEQSLYSAAAYQHQQAQAFQREGKAAEAKATYAAAARAYGTYLERFPRSKTAYAMRFFHAESLFNSDAYGPAAKEYEAVRDSNQDNTYRDVSAHNAVLAWKAQLDEDVKAGRVPERKPLRASERPKDSAHTPVALAPTEAALVKASDAYVTLLPKEEAAPGIAYQAAELFYTHDDFAQARPRFEQVVKTYPRDPVAGYATNLIIESFLVDQDWKSVEEVSARLASNAQVVDPNSDQYRELMKFKLAGRFNLADQLAAQKRYDEAAKKYLQLVEEAPRHEFADKALNNAAVAYEELRRFDSAMKLYERIYRDYPKSPWAHTALFRVALNAQKSYDFDKAVTSYQRLVKDYPKAEEREAALYNAASLLEGQQRYAEAAAAFQRCVELYPHGKNAPENQYRAARILEKSGDTKGEVQALEAFVRKFASKADQVELVVDAKRRLGDAWKKRGNVKEAQRAYTAAADEFDRRKLKPDTHLRAAEAAAYSRFQLAELEFQRFDAMKVSGVGKALAKSFTKKTEAVKAIDAVYAKVLPYKQLEWSLASFYRRGYAKERFAATLLEAPVPPEVKRMGDDAVLAYQDQLTQNTVALEDSAVESYAATLKEARNYRVSNEWTRRTLEALNRFRPKEYPVLKEARGALASETVYPDGLLGSLAAPAAPARVEPDKATRLTEGGTP; from the coding sequence ATGCGCCGCCCTGCCCTCGTCCTTCTGTTGGCCCTCGCGCCGCTGGCCTCGCACGCAGCGAAGGCCAGGGCCGCGAAGAATGCCCCTCCCCCCACCGCGCCCGTGAAGGCCCCACCGGCCCCCCCGGCTCCGCCCGCGCCCAACACCTCGCGCTACCTGGACGGCCTGGGCCACACGCCGGAACAGGAGAAGCTGCTGCGCGACGTGAGCCGCGCGCTGGAGGCCTACGAGGCGGAGTCGCGCGACTTCCACCGCGAGGTGAAGCAGCTCATCGAGCGGCGCTACCAGCAGAAGCGCTCGTCGCTCAACAACGCCTACGAGAAGACGCTCACCGCGCTGGAGTCGCAGGAGCGCACGCAGCGGCTGGACGCCATCGCCCGCTTCGAGGACTTCCTGCGCCGCTACCCGGACGAGCCTCGCGCCACGCCGGACGTGATGTTCCGCCTGGCGGAGCTCTACTACGAGCGCTCCGCGGACGAGCACCAGCTGGCGCGCAAGGACTACGCGGAGCGCGTGCGCACGCTGTCCGACGAGCAGATGATGGACCTGCCGCCGGAGCCGGAGGTGGACTTCACGCCGTCCATCGGCCTGTACCGCACGCTGCTCGCGCGCTTCCCGGACTACAAGCTCAACGACGGCTCGCTGTACCTGCTGGCGTACTGCCTCAACGAGCAGCACAAGGACGAGGAGAGCCTCGCCACCTACCAGCAGCTCACCACGCGCTACCCGAAGAGCCGCTTCGCCACCGACGCGTGGACGCGCATCGGCGAATACTGGTTCGAGGACGAGACCGACCCGGAGGCGCTGCGCAAGGCCGCCGAGGCGTACACCGTCGCGACGCGCGACACCGAGCACCGGTTCTACGACAAGGCCCGCTACAAGCTGGCCTGGACGTACTACCGGATGGACTGGTTCGAGGAGTCCGTGGACAGCTTCCTGCTGCTCCTGGACCACTACCAGTCCCACCAGCAGTCCGGCAGCAAGGCGGACGAAGGCGACCTGCGCGCGGAGGCCATCCAGTACATCGCGCTGTCGCTGGCGGATGAGACGTGGGGCGGCGTGGCCAAGGCCCGCGACGTCTTCGCGAAGCGCGGCGGCCGGCCCTACGAAGCCGAGGTGTACCGGCGGCTGGGCAACGTCTACTTCGACCAGCTCCGCAACCCGGAGGCCATCGCCGCGTACCAGCAGGCGCTGGCCATCGACCCGCTCGCCACGGACGCGCCCCGCCTGCAGCAGCGCATCGTCCAGGCCTACGAGCGCGACCGGCGCATGGACCTGTACGCGCGGGAGTCGGAGAAGCTGGCCAACGACTACCTGCCCGGCGGCGCCTGGTACGAGAAGAACAAGGACGACCCGAACGCGCTGTCGCACGCGCAGACGCTCGCCGAGCAGAGCCTCTACTCGGCCGCCGCGTATCAGCACCAGCAGGCGCAGGCCTTCCAGAGGGAGGGCAAGGCCGCGGAGGCCAAGGCCACCTACGCCGCCGCGGCGCGCGCGTACGGCACGTACCTGGAGCGCTTCCCACGCAGCAAGACCGCGTACGCGATGCGCTTCTTCCACGCCGAGTCGCTCTTCAACTCGGACGCGTACGGCCCGGCGGCGAAGGAGTACGAGGCCGTCCGCGACTCCAACCAGGACAACACCTACCGCGACGTGTCCGCGCACAACGCGGTGCTCGCCTGGAAGGCGCAGCTGGACGAGGACGTGAAGGCGGGCCGCGTGCCGGAGCGCAAGCCGCTGCGCGCCAGCGAGCGCCCCAAGGACAGCGCGCATACGCCCGTGGCCCTGGCCCCGACGGAGGCCGCGCTCGTGAAGGCGTCCGACGCCTACGTGACACTGCTGCCGAAGGAAGAGGCCGCGCCGGGCATCGCGTACCAGGCCGCGGAGCTGTTCTACACGCACGACGACTTCGCCCAGGCCCGCCCCCGCTTCGAGCAGGTGGTGAAGACGTACCCGCGCGACCCGGTGGCCGGCTACGCCACCAACCTCATCATCGAGTCCTTCCTCGTGGACCAGGACTGGAAGAGCGTGGAGGAGGTCAGCGCGCGGCTCGCCAGCAACGCGCAGGTGGTGGACCCCAACAGCGACCAGTACCGCGAGCTGATGAAGTTCAAGCTCGCCGGCCGCTTCAACCTGGCGGATCAACTGGCGGCGCAGAAGCGCTACGACGAGGCGGCGAAGAAGTACCTCCAGTTGGTGGAGGAGGCCCCCCGCCACGAGTTCGCGGACAAGGCGCTCAACAACGCGGCGGTGGCCTACGAGGAGCTGCGCCGGTTCGACTCCGCGATGAAGCTCTACGAGCGCATCTACCGCGACTATCCGAAGTCGCCGTGGGCGCACACCGCGCTGTTCCGCGTGGCCCTCAACGCGCAGAAGTCCTACGACTTCGACAAGGCCGTCACCAGCTACCAGAGGCTGGTGAAGGACTACCCGAAGGCGGAGGAGCGCGAGGCGGCGCTCTACAACGCGGCGTCGCTGCTCGAAGGCCAGCAGCGCTACGCGGAGGCCGCCGCTGCCTTCCAGCGCTGCGTGGAGCTGTATCCCCACGGGAAGAACGCGCCGGAGAACCAGTACCGCGCGGCCCGCATCCTGGAGAAGTCGGGCGACACGAAGGGCGAAGTCCAGGCGCTGGAGGCCTTCGTCCGCAAGTTCGCGAGCAAGGCGGATCAGGTGGAGCTGGTGGTGGACGCGAAGCGCCGCCTGGGCGACGCGTGGAAGAAGCGCGGCAACGTGAAGGAGGCCCAGCGCGCGTACACCGCCGCCGCGGATGAGTTCGACCGCCGCAAGCTGAAGCCGGACACGCACCTGCGCGCCGCGGAAGCCGCCGCCTACAGCCGCTTCCAGCTGGCCGAGCTGGAGTTCCAGCGCTTCGACGCGATGAAGGTCAGCGGCGTGGGCAAGGCGCTGGCGAAGAGCTTCACGAAGAAGACCGAGGCCGTGAAGGCAATCGACGCCGTCTACGCGAAGGTGCTGCCGTACAAGCAGCTGGAGTGGTCGCTGGCGTCGTTCTACCGGCGTGGCTACGCCAAGGAGCGCTTCGCCGCCACGCTGCTGGAGGCGCCCGTGCCTCCGGAGGTGAAGCGCATGGGGGACGACGCGGTGCTCGCCTACCAGGACCAGCTCACGCAGAACACCGTGGCCCTGGAGGACAGCGCGGTGGAGAGCTACGCCGCCACGCTCAAGGAGGCGCGCAACTACCGCGTCTCCAACGAGTGGACGCGCCGCACGCTGGAGGCCCTCAACCGGTTCCGGCCCAAGGAGTACCCCGTCCTCAAGGAGGCCCGGGGCGCGCTCGCGTCGGAGACCGTGTACCCGGACGGCCTGCTGGGCAGCCTCGCCGCGCCGGCCGCGCCCGCGCGCGTGGAGCCCGACAAGGCGACCCGGCTGACGGAAGGGGGCACGCCATGA
- a CDS encoding tetratricopeptide repeat protein, which yields MTATLHALALALSLGAAPAPAPQASKPGTALPPMPASLSTRAASVEAVEAQLRAAEQSLRFVETQFTERPEPSSTDSQLKRFSEGEVYSLLGDWAAASVLFYDLVSDPDFKANPRYPEAVFYLADALYQQKNDIGARVYLRDVLSLPLTPQRYKEAVSRYLAVAGRLQQFEGIDAYVEKARQLSGGVLAPDIAYVHARGTFKRLDLSPEEHQQRSRALFAPLAQNPGAFRVQAVYHLGVLSVQSGDYPAAIAQFQRIVGSGPDSVVSTGLAEAEAQRFRELAYLSLGRLMYETGRYDEALDHYGQIPRESERFPESLLEVAWTYVRKQDFTQAKNATDILLLVAPDSQLAPEGRILQGHLLQKLRQYDEALETYDGVANTFRPARDKVDALLRVNQDPVAYFDNLLARNERSLDVSTLLPPLALKYASTQKEVADAVRMVGDLDSGRQGAGEAKAIAERILEALDARGLEAFPELQEGYVRAEAVDTALTAVEQSLVQAEAALVEEKLTPAEREKLLVAQGAREAQRLRFAALPATTKELEARRQRMQAKVDAVDREAFRVGYELQSLHANAAAIRKWVEDTRDERQADPAEEREFLVQLQAEIATLRDLQAELDRTRARLATERQSTDTSLEGEAAIRARYSAALQQEHGLLRAGEGRLSGEDTRVLLRMHQVRSRIDSLRGRVAVARVALRSRLEHRVKSIRDKVRVEQALLQGYEQEVAAASGDARNLVGRIAYESFRRVRQQFYDLVLKADTGTVDVAFSRTQDNAVNIQKVAKEKADALRALDTEFKDVLSSEGGD from the coding sequence GTGACCGCGACGCTGCACGCCCTGGCCCTCGCGCTGTCCCTCGGGGCCGCGCCCGCTCCGGCGCCCCAGGCCTCCAAGCCGGGGACCGCGCTGCCCCCCATGCCCGCCTCGCTCAGCACGCGCGCCGCTTCGGTGGAAGCGGTGGAGGCGCAGCTTCGCGCGGCGGAGCAGTCCCTGCGCTTCGTGGAGACGCAGTTCACGGAGCGCCCGGAGCCCAGCAGCACCGACTCGCAGCTCAAGCGCTTCTCCGAGGGCGAGGTGTACTCGCTGCTGGGGGACTGGGCCGCCGCGTCCGTCCTCTTCTACGACCTGGTGAGCGACCCGGACTTCAAGGCGAACCCGCGCTACCCGGAGGCGGTCTTCTACCTGGCGGACGCGCTCTACCAGCAGAAGAATGACATCGGCGCGCGGGTGTACCTGCGCGACGTGCTGTCGCTGCCCCTGACGCCGCAGCGCTACAAGGAAGCCGTGAGCCGCTACCTCGCGGTGGCCGGCCGGCTCCAGCAGTTCGAGGGCATCGACGCGTACGTGGAGAAGGCGCGGCAGCTGTCGGGCGGCGTGCTGGCGCCGGACATCGCCTACGTGCACGCGCGCGGCACCTTCAAGCGGCTGGACCTGTCGCCGGAGGAGCACCAGCAGCGCTCGCGCGCGCTGTTCGCCCCGCTGGCGCAGAACCCCGGCGCCTTCCGCGTGCAGGCCGTCTACCACCTGGGCGTCCTGAGCGTGCAGAGCGGGGACTACCCCGCCGCCATCGCGCAGTTCCAGCGCATCGTGGGCAGCGGCCCGGACTCCGTCGTGTCCACGGGCCTGGCCGAAGCAGAGGCCCAGCGCTTCCGCGAGCTCGCGTACCTGTCGCTGGGCCGCCTGATGTACGAGACGGGCCGCTACGACGAGGCGCTGGACCACTACGGCCAGATTCCTCGCGAGAGCGAGCGCTTCCCGGAGTCGCTGCTGGAGGTCGCGTGGACGTACGTGCGCAAGCAGGACTTCACGCAGGCGAAGAACGCCACGGACATCCTGCTGCTCGTCGCGCCGGACTCGCAGCTCGCGCCCGAGGGTCGCATCCTCCAGGGACACCTGCTCCAGAAGCTGCGCCAGTACGACGAGGCGCTGGAGACGTATGACGGCGTGGCCAACACGTTCCGGCCCGCGCGCGACAAGGTGGACGCGCTCCTGCGCGTGAATCAGGACCCCGTCGCGTACTTCGACAACCTGCTGGCGCGCAACGAGCGCTCGCTGGACGTGAGCACCCTCCTGCCCCCGCTGGCGCTGAAGTACGCGTCCACGCAGAAGGAGGTCGCGGACGCGGTGCGCATGGTGGGCGACCTGGACAGCGGCCGTCAGGGCGCGGGCGAGGCCAAGGCCATCGCGGAGCGCATCCTGGAGGCGCTGGACGCGCGCGGGCTGGAGGCCTTCCCGGAGCTTCAGGAAGGCTACGTCCGCGCGGAGGCCGTGGACACCGCGCTCACCGCCGTGGAGCAGTCGCTGGTGCAGGCGGAGGCCGCGCTGGTGGAGGAGAAGCTGACGCCCGCCGAGCGCGAGAAGCTGCTCGTCGCCCAGGGCGCGCGCGAGGCCCAGCGGCTGCGCTTCGCGGCGCTGCCCGCCACCACCAAGGAGCTGGAGGCGCGGCGCCAGCGCATGCAGGCGAAGGTGGACGCGGTGGACCGCGAGGCCTTCCGCGTGGGCTATGAGCTGCAGAGCCTGCACGCCAACGCCGCCGCCATCCGCAAGTGGGTGGAGGACACGCGCGACGAGCGGCAGGCGGACCCCGCCGAGGAGCGCGAGTTCCTGGTGCAGTTGCAGGCGGAGATCGCCACGCTGAGGGATTTGCAGGCGGAGCTGGACCGCACGCGCGCCCGGCTCGCGACCGAGCGCCAGTCCACGGACACGTCGCTGGAGGGCGAGGCCGCCATCCGCGCCCGCTACTCCGCCGCGCTCCAGCAGGAGCACGGTCTGCTGCGCGCCGGTGAAGGCCGGCTGTCCGGCGAGGACACCCGCGTGCTCCTGCGCATGCACCAGGTGCGCTCGCGCATCGACTCGCTGCGTGGCCGGGTGGCGGTGGCCCGCGTGGCGCTGCGCTCGCGGCTGGAGCACCGCGTGAAGTCCATCCGCGACAAGGTGCGCGTGGAGCAGGCGCTGCTCCAGGGCTACGAGCAGGAGGTGGCCGCCGCGTCCGGCGACGCCCGCAACCTGGTGGGCCGCATCGCCTACGAGAGCTTCCGCCGCGTGCGGCAGCAGTTCTACGACCTGGTGCTCAAGGCCGACACCGGCACGGTGGACGTGGCCTTCAGCCGCACGCAGGACAACGCGGTGAACATCCAGAAGGTCGCCAAGGAGAAGGCGGACGCGCTGCGCGCGCTCGACACGGAGTTCAAGGACGTCCTGTCGTCGGAAGGGGGGGACTGA
- a CDS encoding dihydrolipoamide acetyltransferase produces MRVASATFRLLALLSAGLSGPVFAQGAASPTPASPPAASPQAPAATTAPAGEQTADEAFTSRVKTLEEQVVDLKEKIYRSKARLLLLQESVMGGELSTGARAVLVHKNEMGNAFQLESVVYALDGAPIFTQVDTQGDLNRHQSLEVFNGRIVPGQHQLAVRLVYRGSGYGVFSYLEGYKFKVQSSYTFNAESGKVTTVNVVGVEKGGLTTDLKDRPAVRYDIEVAKDTRANRPPGPTPPATEGAAGTPAAPATTSSEPK; encoded by the coding sequence GTGCGCGTCGCATCCGCCACCTTTCGTCTCCTCGCGCTCCTGAGCGCTGGCCTGTCCGGGCCGGTGTTCGCGCAAGGTGCTGCATCCCCCACTCCCGCTTCTCCTCCCGCCGCGTCGCCGCAGGCCCCCGCGGCCACGACAGCGCCCGCCGGCGAGCAGACGGCGGATGAAGCCTTCACGTCGCGCGTGAAGACGCTGGAGGAACAGGTCGTCGACCTGAAGGAGAAGATCTACCGCTCCAAGGCGCGCCTGCTCCTGCTCCAGGAGTCGGTGATGGGCGGCGAGCTGTCCACCGGCGCCCGCGCGGTGCTCGTGCACAAGAACGAGATGGGCAACGCGTTCCAGTTGGAGTCGGTGGTGTACGCGCTCGACGGCGCGCCCATCTTCACCCAGGTGGACACGCAGGGAGACCTGAACCGCCACCAGTCGCTGGAGGTCTTCAACGGCCGCATCGTGCCGGGCCAGCACCAGTTGGCGGTGCGCCTGGTGTACCGGGGCAGCGGCTACGGCGTGTTCAGCTACCTGGAAGGCTACAAGTTCAAGGTGCAATCCAGTTACACCTTCAACGCGGAGTCCGGAAAGGTCACCACGGTGAACGTGGTGGGCGTGGAGAAGGGCGGCCTCACCACCGACCTCAAGGACCGGCCCGCGGTGCGCTACGACATCGAGGTGGCCAAGGACACGCGCGCGAACCGGCCGCCCGGCCCTACCCCTCCGGCGACGGAAGGGGCCGCGGGCACGCCCGCCGCGCCGGCCACCACCTCCAGCGAGCCGAAGTAG
- a CDS encoding cyclic nucleotide-binding domain-containing protein, with the protein MEKLAVIATSPLFEMLAPAELARLAELARLYRYSHGEVVFEEGDLGDSLFVIVRGQVEVVRRGTDHGAKPLTVLGPPEFFGEMGLIDKDHRSATVRALGEVELLQLTAQDLRTFRLAHADGFTFIVVNIARSLSARLREANARLVPQD; encoded by the coding sequence ATGGAGAAGCTGGCCGTCATCGCCACATCCCCCCTCTTCGAGATGCTGGCCCCCGCGGAGCTCGCGCGGCTGGCGGAGCTGGCACGGCTCTACCGGTACTCGCACGGGGAGGTGGTGTTCGAGGAGGGCGACCTGGGCGACAGCCTCTTCGTCATCGTGCGCGGCCAGGTGGAGGTCGTGCGCCGGGGGACGGACCACGGCGCGAAGCCCCTCACCGTCCTGGGCCCGCCGGAGTTCTTCGGGGAGATGGGCCTCATCGACAAGGACCACCGCTCCGCCACCGTCCGCGCCCTGGGCGAGGTGGAGCTGCTCCAGCTCACCGCGCAGGACTTGCGGACCTTCCGGCTGGCGCACGCGGACGGCTTCACCTTCATCGTCGTGAACATCGCGCGCAGCCTGTCCGCCCGCCTGCGGGAGGCCAATGCCCGCCTGGTCCCCCAGGACTGA
- the mglB gene encoding gliding-motility regulator GTPase-activating protein MglB translates to MGTQLVMYEEEFTKINAVCDRLTKDANAKVVFLVDKNGQLISSAGQTQNIDTTSLASLTAGNVAAMGGLAKLIGENEFPNQFHEGAKDSLYMTIVGSRVVLVVIFDNRTSLGLVRLRIKKASDELTKIFESLVKKTDSPGAGSPFAEISDDDIDNLFSE, encoded by the coding sequence ATGGGCACGCAACTGGTGATGTACGAAGAGGAGTTCACCAAGATCAACGCCGTTTGCGACCGGCTCACCAAGGACGCGAACGCGAAGGTGGTCTTCCTCGTCGACAAGAACGGCCAGCTCATCTCCTCGGCCGGCCAGACGCAGAACATCGACACCACGTCGCTCGCGTCGCTGACGGCCGGCAACGTGGCCGCCATGGGCGGGCTCGCGAAGCTGATCGGGGAGAACGAGTTCCCCAACCAGTTCCATGAAGGGGCGAAGGACAGCCTCTACATGACCATCGTGGGCAGCCGCGTGGTGCTGGTCGTCATCTTCGACAACCGCACGAGCCTGGGCCTGGTGCGCCTGCGCATCAAGAAGGCCAGCGACGAGCTGACGAAGATCTTCGAAAGCCTCGTGAAGAAGACCGACAGCCCCGGAGCCGGTTCGCCGTTCGCCGAGATCTCCGACGACGATATCGACAACCTCTTCAGCGAGTAA